Proteins encoded together in one Candidatus Xianfuyuplasma coldseepsis window:
- a CDS encoding mechanosensitive ion channel family protein encodes MNGIGEVIYNIFVNNLNIPESLSEFVIIGFSIVTWLLLGFIINRVSKPVINKLLRIEKKGARAKTVANLLWSVTRYLVWFIVLMLIFSSLGVDLTPFIASAGVVGLAIGFGAQEIVRDFMSGFFIIFDGEFQVGEVIEVKGFKGTVIMIGLRTTVIENWKGERKIINNGNIDSVINFSRNQSIAVVDFGVAYDTDLQKLTEIMPAFLEQEDERYGDIVEMPKFLGVTELADSSINMRIIAKTEVMKHFQVERDIRKDLVMYFSENEIEIPFPQVVVHNA; translated from the coding sequence GAGTGAATTTGTCATCATAGGTTTTAGTATTGTAACTTGGTTATTATTAGGATTTATTATTAATCGAGTATCAAAACCTGTTATTAATAAACTGTTACGTATTGAAAAAAAAGGGGCTCGAGCAAAGACTGTAGCAAATCTGTTATGGAGTGTAACAAGATATTTGGTATGGTTTATTGTTCTAATGCTTATTTTCTCTAGTTTGGGTGTTGATTTAACGCCATTTATTGCATCAGCAGGTGTTGTTGGTCTAGCAATTGGTTTTGGAGCACAGGAAATAGTACGCGATTTTATGAGCGGTTTCTTTATCATTTTTGATGGTGAATTCCAAGTAGGAGAAGTCATTGAAGTAAAAGGTTTCAAAGGTACTGTAATTATGATTGGATTACGAACAACAGTTATTGAAAATTGGAAAGGTGAACGGAAAATCATCAACAATGGAAACATTGATAGTGTTATAAACTTCTCTAGAAATCAAAGTATAGCTGTTGTCGATTTTGGTGTGGCATATGATACAGATCTTCAAAAACTAACTGAAATCATGCCTGCATTTCTTGAGCAAGAAGATGAACGTTATGGTGATATTGTAGAAATGCCTAAGTTCTTAGGAGTTACAGAATTAGCAGATTCAAGTATTAATATGAGAATTATAGCTAAAACAGAAGTGATGAAACATTTTCAAGTAGAACGAGATATTCGTAAAGACTTAGTTATGTATTTTTCTGAAAATGAAATTGAAATACCATTCCCACAGGTGGTAGTGCACAATGCATAA
- a CDS encoding DUF951 domain-containing protein has translation MHKFDLNDVLVLKKKHPCGSFEWKVIRTGADVKLQCLGCNRVVMLERPILQKRIKKVIRANSGE, from the coding sequence ATGCATAAATTTGACCTAAATGATGTTTTGGTTTTAAAGAAAAAACATCCTTGCGGTTCTTTTGAGTGGAAGGTAATCCGAACAGGTGCAGATGTAAAACTTCAATGTCTTGGATGTAACAGAGTTGTTATGTTGGAAAGACCAATACTACAAAAAAGAATAAAAAAAGTTATAAGAGCAAATTCTGGTGAATAA
- a CDS encoding nucleotide pyrophosphohydrolase, with product MRDIIKEIIKFRDERGWESNDKPENLAKSIIIEAAELLENYQWGPDHADLTNVKEEIADVIIYAIAMAYDLGFDIEQIIREKLVKNAEKYPAKK from the coding sequence TTGAGAGATATAATTAAGGAAATTATTAAGTTTAGAGATGAACGTGGATGGGAATCAAATGATAAACCAGAGAACTTAGCAAAGTCAATTATTATTGAAGCTGCAGAGTTATTGGAAAATTATCAATGGGGACCTGATCACGCAGATTTAACAAATGTCAAGGAGGAGATTGCCGACGTGATAATTTATGCAATTGCAATGGCATATGACCTAGGCTTTGATATTGAACAAATTATTCGAGAAAAACTAGTGAAAAATGCCGAAAAATACCCGGCAAAAAAATAA
- the guaB gene encoding IMP dehydrogenase has product MKKIKQQGFTFDDVLLVPNHSEVLPSEVSLQTKLTKNIALNIPILSAAMDTVTEAKLAIALARQGGIGFIHKNMPITQQAKQVDYVKRSESGMILNPITLRENSTLAQAEDILSTYKISGLPVVTKNNTLIGIITNRDLKYRELDDTPVNKVMTKDALVTAPVGTSLQDAKQILLDNRIEKLPIVNDEYRLKGLITIKDIDNVINYPNASKDDKGRLRCGAAVGVGNDTIDRVKALVEAGVDVITVDSAHGHSEGVISTVREIRKLYPKLNIVAGNIVTKEAAKQLVEAGADAVKVGVGPGSICTTRVVAGVGVPQISAILDVCEYTNDTDVCVIADGGIKYSGDVVKALAAGADTVMLGSLLAGTKESPGEEVIFQGRRFKTYVGMGSLAAMKRGSSDRYFQKGNGEAKKLVPEGIEGRVPYKGELADTVYQLCGGLRSGMGYCGTKTVGDLQRNGQFVQITSAGLKESHPHDINITKEAPNYTK; this is encoded by the coding sequence ATGAAAAAAATTAAACAACAGGGGTTTACATTTGATGATGTATTACTCGTCCCAAACCATTCTGAAGTGCTTCCAAGTGAAGTCTCTCTTCAAACAAAGTTAACGAAAAATATAGCACTTAATATTCCAATTTTATCTGCTGCTATGGATACTGTAACTGAAGCAAAATTGGCTATTGCACTTGCACGACAAGGAGGAATAGGTTTTATCCATAAGAATATGCCTATTACACAACAGGCTAAGCAAGTAGATTATGTAAAACGTAGTGAATCGGGGATGATATTGAATCCAATTACGCTACGTGAAAACAGTACCTTAGCTCAGGCAGAGGATATTTTGTCAACATATAAAATATCAGGATTGCCAGTTGTTACAAAGAATAATACTTTAATTGGTATCATTACAAATCGTGATTTGAAATATCGGGAACTAGATGATACGCCAGTGAACAAGGTGATGACAAAAGATGCCTTGGTGACAGCACCTGTCGGAACAAGTTTACAAGATGCAAAACAAATACTTCTCGATAATCGCATTGAGAAGTTACCAATTGTTAATGATGAATATAGATTAAAAGGTTTAATCACTATAAAAGACATTGATAATGTAATTAATTATCCCAACGCTAGTAAAGACGATAAAGGTCGATTACGTTGTGGAGCAGCAGTTGGTGTTGGAAACGATACAATAGATCGAGTAAAAGCGTTGGTTGAAGCGGGTGTCGATGTTATTACTGTCGATAGTGCACATGGGCATTCTGAGGGAGTTATAAGTACCGTTCGTGAAATTCGGAAATTGTATCCTAAGCTTAATATTGTGGCTGGTAACATCGTCACCAAAGAAGCTGCAAAACAACTTGTTGAAGCTGGGGCTGATGCAGTAAAAGTAGGTGTAGGACCCGGCTCGATTTGTACAACAAGAGTGGTTGCTGGGGTAGGTGTACCTCAAATTTCAGCAATCTTGGATGTGTGTGAGTATACCAATGATACGGATGTTTGTGTCATTGCTGATGGTGGTATTAAATACAGTGGAGATGTTGTAAAAGCCTTAGCAGCAGGTGCGGATACAGTAATGCTAGGATCTCTTCTGGCTGGAACGAAAGAGTCACCTGGAGAGGAAGTTATATTTCAAGGTCGACGCTTTAAAACATACGTTGGAATGGGATCTCTTGCTGCCATGAAACGAGGGTCGAGTGATCGCTATTTCCAAAAAGGTAACGGAGAGGCGAAAAAACTTGTTCCCGAAGGCATTGAAGGACGAGTTCCATATAAAGGAGAATTAGCCGATACAGTATACCAATTGTGCGGAGGACTACGATCTGGAATGGGTTATTGTGGAACAAAGACCGTAGGTGATTTACAACGTAATGGACAATTTGTTCAAATTACAAGTGCTGGATTAAAAGAATCACATCCACATGACATAAATATAACGAAAGAAGCACCAAATTACACAAAATAG
- the purH gene encoding bifunctional phosphoribosylaminoimidazolecarboxamide formyltransferase/IMP cyclohydrolase, translating into MKRALISVSDKTNIAHFASALISHGFEIISTGKTKQILDEAGVLTKSVEDITGFPEILDGRVKTLHPKIHGGILSLRNKPHHIDDVVSNNIEYIDLVCVNLYPFKETISVRSSTFDEAVEQIDIGGPSLLRSAAKNYEFVTVVTDINDYNLILTELESYGDTLPETKRQLSAKAFRTTAKYDSIIANYFTSFDNSSMIDTITISGDFKQHLRYGENPHQKAALYQLSDDPYSILQAILLNGKPLSYNNIQDANAAINILAEHSEPTAVALKHMNPCGVGTGETIFEAYQKAYKSDTISIYGGIVALNRVVTTELGFEINKLFLEIIIAPGFSKDALSILRKKKNLRILQLDTSQKSTDTVEYNSVNGGLLIQNIDKQIVSIDELHCVTKRFPSERELEQLHFAWKVVKHVKSNGIVITSGTQTVGVGAGQMNRVGAAKIALEQARNNGFTENLTLASDAFFPFDDVVKLAYEYGVNHIVQPGGSIRDNDSITACDNRYMTMVFTNNRHFKH; encoded by the coding sequence ATGAAACGAGCATTAATTAGTGTCAGTGATAAAACAAACATCGCACATTTTGCTTCCGCGTTAATATCACACGGCTTTGAGATAATTTCTACGGGTAAAACAAAACAAATACTTGATGAAGCAGGAGTGCTTACCAAATCTGTTGAAGATATAACCGGGTTTCCGGAAATCTTGGATGGACGTGTTAAAACGCTACACCCTAAAATCCACGGTGGTATTTTGTCTCTGCGTAACAAACCACATCATATTGATGACGTCGTAAGCAATAATATTGAATATATTGATCTTGTATGTGTAAATTTGTATCCATTTAAAGAAACCATCTCAGTTCGTAGTTCTACCTTTGATGAAGCCGTGGAACAGATAGATATTGGTGGACCATCTTTATTGCGTAGTGCAGCAAAGAACTATGAGTTTGTTACCGTTGTCACAGATATTAATGATTATAACCTCATTCTGACAGAGCTGGAGTCATATGGTGATACATTGCCAGAAACGAAACGACAACTAAGTGCAAAGGCCTTTCGAACAACGGCAAAGTATGATTCAATAATAGCCAATTATTTTACAAGTTTTGACAACTCTAGTATGATAGATACTATCACCATATCTGGTGATTTTAAACAACATTTACGATATGGAGAAAACCCTCATCAGAAAGCCGCACTTTATCAGCTATCAGATGATCCGTACTCTATATTACAGGCGATACTTTTAAATGGTAAACCACTTTCATATAATAATATTCAAGATGCCAATGCAGCAATCAATATTTTAGCTGAGCACTCAGAACCAACCGCAGTTGCACTAAAACACATGAACCCATGTGGTGTAGGCACAGGAGAGACAATTTTCGAAGCCTATCAAAAAGCTTATAAAAGTGATACAATATCGATTTATGGAGGTATTGTTGCTTTAAATCGAGTAGTCACTACCGAACTTGGATTTGAAATCAATAAGCTATTTTTAGAAATCATTATTGCTCCTGGGTTTTCAAAAGATGCTCTTAGTATATTGAGAAAGAAGAAGAACCTACGTATCTTGCAACTTGATACTTCTCAAAAATCCACGGATACTGTTGAATATAATAGTGTAAATGGTGGGTTACTAATACAAAATATTGACAAGCAAATAGTAAGTATTGATGAACTCCATTGTGTAACGAAAAGATTCCCATCTGAAAGAGAATTGGAACAGTTACATTTTGCTTGGAAGGTAGTAAAGCACGTGAAATCGAATGGGATTGTGATAACTTCAGGGACCCAAACAGTAGGTGTTGGAGCGGGTCAAATGAACCGTGTGGGAGCAGCGAAAATAGCTCTGGAGCAGGCTAGAAATAATGGCTTTACTGAAAACTTAACTCTTGCTAGCGATGCATTCTTCCCTTTTGACGATGTGGTTAAACTGGCGTATGAATATGGTGTAAATCACATTGTTCAACCGGGTGGAAGTATTCGAGATAATGACTCAATCACAGCTTGTGATAATCGATACATGACGATGGTATTTACCAATAATCGTCATTTCAAGCACTAG
- the guaA gene encoding glutamine-hydrolyzing GMP synthase: protein MDTIIVLDFGSQYNQLIARRVRELGVYSEIHPFHYNLENLVQPHIKGIILSGGPNSVYDEHAPQITKELFDLQIPILGICYGMQITQYLFNGTITPTDKREYGKSALHITQSNPLTKGIPSSSTVWMSHGDHVDALAPSFDQLGHTDSCIAIAKHQTKEIYNLQFHPEVTHTTYGKQLLSNFVLAICKATPSWRIENYIEQTIQHIKDVVQKDQVILALSGGVDSSVAAMLIHKAVGKQLTCVFVDTGLLRKDEGNKVMALYAEHYNINVVRINAKEAFMKALKDVTDPEEKRKVIGTEFIRVFEQFKQEHANARFLAQGTIYPDVIESVSIKGPSETIKSHHNVGGLPEEMNFELLEPLRELFKDEVRQVGLQLGIPKHMIMRHPFPGPGLGIRILGEITDQKVRILQEADHIFISELYAHDLYDQVSQAFVVLLPVKSVGVMGDKRTYEYVASLRSADTIDFMTATFSHLPYEFLDRVTTRIINEVQGINRVVYDITSKPPGTIEWE from the coding sequence ATGGATACCATCATTGTTTTAGATTTTGGTTCGCAATACAATCAACTAATCGCTCGCCGTGTTCGCGAACTCGGTGTCTATTCGGAGATTCATCCGTTTCATTATAATCTCGAAAATCTAGTACAACCCCATATTAAAGGGATTATTTTATCCGGCGGACCAAACAGCGTGTATGACGAACACGCCCCACAAATTACCAAAGAATTATTTGATCTACAAATACCAATACTCGGGATATGTTATGGTATGCAGATTACCCAATATCTATTCAATGGAACCATTACACCAACCGACAAGCGAGAATATGGAAAATCGGCACTTCACATAACACAATCAAATCCCTTAACAAAGGGCATCCCATCCTCATCCACAGTGTGGATGAGCCATGGGGATCACGTTGATGCATTGGCGCCTTCATTTGATCAATTGGGCCATACGGATTCTTGTATTGCCATCGCCAAACATCAGACCAAAGAAATCTACAATCTTCAGTTTCATCCTGAAGTCACCCACACAACCTATGGCAAACAGCTCCTATCTAACTTTGTGCTAGCTATTTGCAAAGCAACACCATCGTGGCGAATAGAAAACTACATTGAACAAACCATTCAACATATAAAAGACGTGGTGCAAAAGGACCAAGTCATCTTAGCCTTAAGTGGCGGGGTAGATAGTAGTGTTGCAGCAATGTTAATTCATAAAGCTGTTGGCAAGCAATTAACCTGTGTGTTTGTCGATACCGGACTACTTCGTAAGGATGAAGGCAACAAAGTCATGGCGCTTTATGCAGAGCACTATAACATAAACGTTGTTCGAATCAATGCTAAAGAAGCATTTATGAAGGCATTAAAAGATGTGACAGATCCCGAAGAGAAACGAAAAGTCATTGGAACAGAGTTCATTCGTGTGTTTGAACAGTTCAAACAAGAACATGCCAATGCGCGTTTCTTGGCACAAGGAACCATCTATCCTGATGTGATTGAAAGTGTTTCAATCAAAGGACCAAGTGAAACCATTAAGTCACATCACAATGTCGGCGGCTTACCCGAAGAAATGAACTTTGAACTATTGGAACCTTTGCGCGAACTATTTAAAGATGAGGTTCGACAAGTAGGTCTTCAACTGGGCATACCCAAACACATGATTATGCGTCATCCATTCCCTGGACCAGGACTAGGAATTCGAATTCTTGGTGAGATCACGGATCAAAAAGTAAGAATTCTACAAGAAGCGGATCACATCTTTATCAGCGAACTGTATGCACATGATCTATATGATCAAGTATCCCAAGCTTTTGTGGTCTTATTACCAGTCAAATCCGTCGGGGTTATGGGTGATAAACGGACATATGAATATGTTGCATCATTACGTAGTGCAGACACCATTGATTTCATGACCGCAACGTTTAGTCACTTACCCTACGAATTCTTAGATCGAGTAACAACTAGAATCATCAATGAAGTCCAAGGGATTAATCGTGTTGTTTATGACATCACATCCAAACCACCTGGAACAATTGAGTGGGAATAA
- the surE gene encoding 5'/3'-nucleotidase SurE encodes MIILLTNDDGIDSPKLQFTKEILSHYGTVYTIAPKYEQSAKSMSLTIGGFDFEQLDEYTYTILGTPVDCVNFAFAGLKLQPDLVVSGTNNGYNLGIDTRYSGTVGATLQAQYFGWKSLALSSDRKGDTILHQELKPTLDHIFSNGLLSRKYSLNVNFPREKFGRSNGILETTIHYHTFHYNPTIEGTTFKPNRTYIHEGNLPENTDTWAYAKGYTSISKITV; translated from the coding sequence ATGATAATTTTATTAACAAATGATGACGGGATTGATTCCCCGAAATTACAGTTTACCAAAGAGATCCTATCCCATTATGGAACCGTATATACGATAGCACCAAAATACGAACAATCTGCGAAAAGTATGTCACTTACCATAGGTGGATTTGATTTTGAGCAGCTCGACGAGTATACCTATACCATTTTAGGAACACCTGTGGATTGTGTAAACTTTGCCTTTGCGGGATTAAAATTGCAACCAGACCTTGTCGTTTCTGGGACAAACAATGGATATAATCTCGGTATCGATACCCGTTATTCCGGTACTGTAGGGGCAACACTACAAGCCCAGTATTTCGGATGGAAATCACTCGCTTTATCATCCGATCGCAAAGGGGATACGATCTTACATCAAGAACTCAAACCAACCTTGGACCACATCTTCAGCAACGGATTACTCAGTCGAAAATACTCTTTGAATGTTAATTTCCCAAGAGAGAAATTTGGTCGTTCGAATGGAATACTAGAAACTACCATTCACTATCATACATTCCACTATAATCCCACGATAGAAGGAACGACATTTAAGCCCAATCGAACCTATATTCATGAAGGAAACCTACCCGAAAATACAGACACTTGGGCCTACGCAAAAGGATATACTTCCATCTCAAAAATAACCGTCTAA
- a CDS encoding metallophosphoesterase: MTYFVISDIHGYYKAMRQSLQKAGYNENNPHHHLIVIGDMFDRGPSSDQVLEYLYPLFQENKASIIIGNHDTFLRDFLQGDNSRVLFNVMYNGFQATLEALSNTSFTEDSLDSIRTKIHRRYPYLQSLLENVPYFIEKGDYIFVHGGIDGGALDWRTMLSEHDYVWSREHQLPPIPGKTVVAGHTRVATIRKRTTSYELLFLHHPEYFDILYMEGKILIDRFVEVAQELNVLVLDM; encoded by the coding sequence ATGACGTATTTTGTCATAAGCGATATCCACGGCTATTATAAAGCCATGCGACAATCGCTACAAAAAGCTGGTTATAATGAGAACAATCCACACCATCATTTAATTGTTATTGGTGATATGTTTGATCGCGGACCGAGCTCGGATCAAGTTCTTGAATACCTCTATCCTCTATTTCAAGAGAATAAAGCCTCGATCATCATCGGCAATCACGATACCTTCTTACGTGATTTTCTTCAAGGCGATAACTCTCGTGTATTATTTAACGTCATGTATAACGGATTTCAGGCAACACTTGAAGCTCTATCAAACACCTCTTTTACCGAAGATTCATTGGATTCAATTCGCACAAAAATTCACAGACGATATCCGTACCTTCAATCGCTTTTAGAAAACGTACCTTACTTCATTGAAAAAGGAGATTATATCTTTGTTCATGGTGGTATTGATGGTGGTGCACTTGATTGGAGAACAATGCTTTCAGAGCATGATTATGTCTGGAGTCGAGAACACCAATTACCACCCATTCCAGGGAAAACAGTTGTTGCTGGGCACACGCGTGTAGCGACGATTCGTAAACGGACAACAAGCTATGAACTACTTTTTTTACATCATCCAGAGTATTTTGATATCCTCTACATGGAGGGAAAAATCCTCATCGATCGTTTTGTTGAAGTAGCACAAGAATTAAACGTATTGGTACTTGATATGTAG
- the iorA gene encoding indolepyruvate ferredoxin oxidoreductase subunit alpha, producing the protein MKKMMTGNEAVARGAYEASVHFASAYPGTPSTEILENIATYKEIIAEWAPNEKVALEAVIGASFAGGRSLASMKHVGLNVAADPLFTFSYTGVNGGSVVISADEPGMYSSQNEQDNRNYAIHAKIPMLEPSNSQEAKDMMVDAFNISEEYNSVVLFRMTTRICHSKSIVELGERQEISPKPYERQLDTYVSVPRNARNNRHKVEDRMNRLQEYTETSKWNYTISHGSTVGVIASGMSVEFAKEALGETVDYLKLGFTNPLPKNLIQEFCDNHETVYIIEENDPYIENYAKTLGCEVIGKDLFPYTGEMTPDVIKRCVLSQQVEELEVPQDLIVPRPPTFCSGCPHRGFFYELGKKRKKIIVAGDIGCYSLAVGEPYRMMEWLICMGAAYSTAHGAQRIIDLKDDDDRRLVAVMGDSTFFHTGINSLLNTIYNGGNTINVILDNRITGMTGQQDNPGSGFTLQGGDAAIGDIEAICRALGVKHVRTINPNDLALVKETINWAMDLDETSVIITNWPCVLKKHYKDEDFEMYQDMWKTKDYVIEEKCTGCKACLRSGCPSLIFNPETKKTSIDPYTCVGCDVCAQICPYDAIQKEGYHE; encoded by the coding sequence ATGAAGAAAATGATGACAGGAAACGAAGCAGTAGCTCGTGGTGCGTATGAAGCATCCGTGCACTTTGCTAGTGCATATCCGGGAACACCAAGTACGGAAATATTAGAGAATATTGCTACCTATAAAGAGATTATAGCCGAATGGGCTCCCAATGAGAAAGTTGCTTTAGAAGCTGTGATTGGTGCGAGTTTTGCTGGGGGACGTAGTTTAGCCTCGATGAAACACGTTGGGTTAAATGTCGCAGCCGATCCGTTGTTCACATTTTCTTATACTGGTGTAAACGGTGGTAGTGTTGTCATTAGTGCCGATGAACCAGGTATGTATTCGTCTCAAAATGAACAGGATAACCGCAATTATGCCATCCATGCAAAAATTCCAATGTTGGAACCGTCAAACTCTCAAGAAGCTAAGGATATGATGGTGGATGCCTTCAACATTTCCGAAGAATATAATTCCGTGGTTTTATTCCGCATGACAACACGGATTTGTCATTCCAAATCGATTGTGGAACTAGGAGAGCGTCAAGAGATTTCACCAAAACCATATGAACGTCAATTAGATACCTATGTATCGGTACCGCGCAACGCTCGTAACAATCGTCACAAAGTCGAAGATCGGATGAACCGATTACAAGAGTATACCGAAACATCCAAGTGGAATTACACAATTTCCCATGGTTCAACAGTGGGTGTTATTGCAAGTGGAATGAGTGTCGAATTTGCCAAAGAAGCATTGGGCGAAACAGTCGATTATCTAAAACTGGGATTTACCAATCCTCTTCCTAAAAACCTTATTCAAGAGTTTTGTGATAATCATGAAACTGTCTATATCATTGAAGAAAATGATCCCTATATTGAAAACTACGCCAAAACACTTGGTTGTGAGGTCATAGGAAAGGATTTATTCCCCTATACCGGTGAAATGACACCGGACGTTATAAAACGTTGTGTCTTGAGTCAACAAGTTGAAGAACTTGAGGTGCCACAAGATCTGATCGTCCCACGACCACCAACGTTTTGTAGTGGATGTCCGCATCGAGGATTCTTCTATGAACTTGGAAAAAAACGGAAAAAAATCATCGTTGCTGGAGATATCGGTTGCTATAGTCTTGCTGTTGGTGAACCCTATCGGATGATGGAATGGTTGATCTGCATGGGGGCTGCTTATAGTACCGCTCATGGAGCGCAACGAATCATTGATTTGAAAGATGATGATGATCGTCGCCTTGTTGCTGTAATGGGAGACAGTACGTTCTTCCATACAGGGATTAACTCCTTGCTAAATACCATTTATAATGGGGGCAATACCATCAATGTCATTCTCGATAACCGAATCACAGGGATGACAGGACAACAAGATAATCCTGGAAGTGGATTTACCCTACAAGGTGGCGATGCAGCGATAGGTGATATCGAAGCAATCTGTCGTGCCTTAGGTGTCAAACATGTACGAACAATCAATCCTAATGATTTGGCACTTGTCAAAGAAACGATCAACTGGGCAATGGACCTTGATGAAACCAGTGTTATCATCACAAACTGGCCATGTGTCCTCAAAAAACACTACAAGGACGAAGACTTTGAGATGTATCAGGACATGTGGAAAACAAAGGATTATGTGATTGAAGAAAAATGTACCGGTTGTAAAGCATGTCTGCGAAGTGGATGTCCGAGCTTAATTTTCAACCCAGAAACAAAGAAAACATCGATTGATCCATACACCTGTGTTGGTTGTGATGTCTGTGCTCAAATCTGTCCTTATGATGCAATCCAAAAGGAGGGATACCATGAGTAA
- a CDS encoding indolepyruvate oxidoreductase subunit beta, translating into MSKSIKLVGVGGQGTILATKILSTALIHEGYDVKMSEIHGMSQRGGSVSSEIRFGDKVHSPVIEKGHADVLVAFEQMEAARYLDYIKKDGVVIVNDYQVNSMVTLTGKVPYPQGILSYLKDHVQTVIVDAHTMAGKLGNAKVMNIIMLGALIKQLGFEHLDIEGAILEHVKPKYHELNKIAFQQGLQL; encoded by the coding sequence ATGAGTAAATCAATCAAGCTTGTCGGTGTTGGTGGCCAAGGTACCATCTTAGCCACAAAAATCCTATCTACTGCTTTAATCCATGAAGGATATGACGTTAAAATGAGTGAGATCCATGGTATGAGCCAACGAGGTGGTAGTGTATCATCCGAAATCCGGTTTGGTGACAAAGTTCATTCTCCGGTTATTGAAAAAGGCCATGCGGATGTATTGGTTGCGTTTGAACAAATGGAAGCCGCCCGTTATCTTGATTATATTAAAAAGGATGGTGTTGTAATCGTCAATGATTATCAAGTAAATTCGATGGTTACACTAACTGGAAAAGTACCGTATCCTCAAGGAATATTGTCCTACTTAAAAGACCATGTGCAAACCGTAATCGTTGATGCTCATACGATGGCGGGAAAACTTGGAAATGCCAAAGTTATGAACATCATCATGCTTGGTGCATTGATCAAACAACTCGGTTTTGAGCATCTTGATATCGAAGGTGCCATCCTTGAACATGTCAAACCGAAATACCATGAACTCAACAAAATAGCCTTTCAACAAGGGCTGCAGTTATAA
- a CDS encoding PspC domain-containing protein: protein MADSKKLYKTKDGAQLGGVLKGFSEVYDMDVTTVRIVYVLLTLFVIGSPILLYVIFYLILPDKKDVISSINKDSLSDDYAIDEDEYKY, encoded by the coding sequence ATGGCCGATAGTAAGAAATTGTACAAGACAAAAGACGGAGCGCAGCTAGGTGGCGTATTAAAAGGATTTAGTGAAGTATATGATATGGATGTAACAACGGTGCGTATCGTATATGTTCTATTAACATTGTTTGTGATTGGATCACCGATATTGTTGTATGTGATATTTTATCTCATATTACCGGATAAAAAAGATGTTATATCCAGTATCAATAAAGATTCGTTATCCGATGATTATGCCATTGATGAAGATGAATATAAGTATTAG
- a CDS encoding amino acid ABC transporter permease has protein sequence MDTLFRYDAIKDWIPYLFGGLGITLLIAVVAAVFGFIIGILIVISYKHPTTSWAAKAYIDIFRGTPLLLQLSIIYFAVPQITERVLNNMMGLDVDITIASLTAAFITFSLNSGAYISEIIRSGINSVDPGELEAARALGISKFHTFKDIILPIAFKNSFPALMNEFITLVKESSVVSVIGIKDLMRRQQIVTSQTYMYFEPLIVIGIIYYVVIKILTMVGRKVEVTLAYDQH, from the coding sequence ATGGATACATTATTTCGATATGATGCAATCAAAGATTGGATTCCCTATCTATTTGGGGGATTAGGCATAACATTACTCATTGCAGTCGTGGCAGCTGTCTTTGGTTTTATCATTGGTATTTTAATTGTGATTTCGTATAAACATCCAACGACATCATGGGCCGCAAAAGCGTATATCGATATATTTCGGGGAACCCCGTTACTGCTGCAGCTATCGATTATCTATTTTGCTGTTCCACAGATTACCGAGAGAGTTCTAAACAATATGATGGGGCTTGACGTTGATATTACCATTGCATCATTAACCGCCGCATTTATCACCTTTAGCTTAAATTCCGGAGCGTACATCAGTGAAATCATTCGTTCGGGTATCAATAGTGTTGATCCAGGAGAATTAGAAGCAGCCAGAGCTCTAGGAATTAGTAAGTTTCATACATTCAAAGACATTATACTACCAATTGCCTTTAAGAATTCTTTTCCAGCACTCATGAATGAGTTCATTACACTTGTGAAAGAGAGCTCTGTCGTTTCGGTGATTGGGATCAAAGATTTGATGCGTCGCCAACAGATCGTTACATCACAAACCTATATGTATTTTGAACCATTGATCGTCATTGGAATTATCTACTATGTAGTGATCAAAATATTGACGATGGTTGGCCGAAAAGTGGAGGTGACTCTTGCGTATGATCAACATTAA